CTGACGGAGCTGCGGGCGGCGCAGCTGCGGTTCTCGCCCGGCGAGGCGGCGGCCCTGCTGTCGGCGGTGTCAGGGCACGACCTCGACGGCGCGGCCGCGGCGGACGTATGGGAGCGGACGGAAGGGTGGGCTGCGGGGCTGCAGCTGGCTGCTCTCGCGCTGCGCGCGGACCCGGCGAAGGCGCCCGCCGACGACCGGCATCTGCTGGACTATTTCGCCGCCGAGGTACTGCCCGGTCTGGAGCCCAGGCAGCGTGACCTGCTCGTGCGGGCTGCGCCACTCGAACGGCTCTCGGGTTCGCTGTGTGACGCTGCGCTGCAGGTGACGGGTTCGGCGGGAGTGCTGGCCGATCTGGTCCGGGCGGATCTCTTCGTGGCCGCGCTGGACGACGAACAGCGGTGGTACCGGTGCCATCGTCTGCTGCGGGACGTTCTTGCAGGCGAGACGACGACGGACCCGCAGGAGGTTCTCGGCCATGCCGCGGACTGGTTCGCGGCACAGGACCGGATCGATGACGCCGTACGCCACCTGCTGCGGGCCGGCCGCGATGACGATGCCGCCGAGCTGATGCTGCGCAACGCCGAGACGTGGTTCTTCCCCCATGGGGAGGCTGCCACCTACCTGAAGTTCGGCGAGGAGTTGTCCGGCCGGGTGGTGGGCCCGGCGCTGGCGTTTTCGCTGGCGTACTCGGCGGCGCTCTGCGGCGACCAGACAGGCGTCAACCGCTGGCTGGACGTCTGCGAGGCGAGTGGTACCTCCGCCACCGCCGTCCCCGGCTGGCACGACTTCCGCAGTGCCGTGCTCTGCGTGCGCGCAGGTTTCGGCATGTCGGACGCCGAGTCCGCGCAATCCGTCGTCATCGTGCAGCATGCGCTCGCACTGGAGACCGAGCGCGGCGGTGCCGGACATCCGACCGTGCGCGCGGCGATGGGGGCCATGCTGGCCCGCGACGGCCGCTTCGACGAGGCGGCAACCCTGCTGCTCGGCCTGTGGACGTCGCCACGCGACCGTAAGGCGTGGCCGCCGTCGCTCGTTGTTCAGGGCGCCGGAACGCTGATGATCAGCCTTGTCGAAGCCGGCCGCGGCGAGGAGTGCGATCGGGTCCTGCGTGAGGCCGGCCCGCTCGCCGACACCGTGGAGAGCGACGGACGCGAGGCGAGCACGCCAGGACTGGCGCCGTTGCGCATCGCCCAGGCCAGGCGCAGCTACCAGAACGCCCGCATGGAGGCGGCCGCCGTCCTGCTGCGGCGGGTAGTCCCCCTCGCAGAACTGCACCCGCGGCCGACGGTGCTGTTCCTGGGGCTGGTGTACCTGGCCGACGCCGAACTCGCCTGTGGTGACCGGTCGGCGGCCCGTGCCGCGCTGTCGCGGGCCCGTGAGGTGGTGGACGAGGAGCCGGTGAGCGCCTACGCGAGGCGGCGGCTGGAGGAGAGCGAAGCGCGGCTGGGCCGGGTCGGCGCCCGCACCGCCGTACGCTCGGGTGCTCTTGTGGAGGAGCTCACCGACCGGGAGCTGTCGATCCTGCGGGCCCTGCAGGGGCCGGCGACCCAGCGGGAGATCGGCGCAGAGCTGTTCTTGTCGATCAACACGGTCAAGGCATACAACAAGAGCCTCTACCGCAAGCTCGGCGTCGCGTCCCGGCACGACGCCGTCGCGGCTGCGCGCGATCTTGGCCTGATCTGACGCCACCCGGGGTGCTCTTGCCGAGCGGGTGGTGCGCGGGCACCCGGGCCGCAGGTTTTCTGGACGGCATGACCCGTACCCGTTTCGAGCTGACGCTGCGCGGACCGATCGCCCGCTCCCTGCTGGACGTGATCCTGACGCGGTTCGACCACGTGTCCACGCCCGGCACGGACGGCACCGTGCTGGTCGCCGAGGGCATGGATCAGGCATCGGTCCGCGCTCTGCTGAACCTGCTCTGGGATGCCGGCCACGAGGTGCTGGCTTTTGAGGCGGTGACGGCCTGAGACATCCCGCGGCGGACCGGCCGCGGCGGGAGTCCCACGGCATACCGGCGGGCGGCATCCGGGTGAGAAGGACTTCGCCGATGCGAACGGCAGTGGGCCACCACTGGCTTCCCGGTGTCCCCCGATGCCGCCACGGGCTTGCGGGCAGGCGCGAGGGCCGCTCGGTGCGGCGCACGTTCCTTCTTCCTGTGCCGGCGTGCCGGGAGGCTTATTCACACGGCGGCGAGGAGGGCGATGTCTAGCGGTAGTTGAGCTCGGCGAGCTCGGTGGCGAGCTTCTTGGGCATCGGGGTATGTGCCAGCAGTGGCAGTGCGATGTTGCGGACACTGCGGGCCACGGAGCTGCGCGTGGTGGCCAGGCGGGTCATGCGGTGCGTGAAGGCGACCACGCGCTGGGCCACGGGGCGGCGTTGCGCCTCGTAGCCGTCGAGCCGGCCGGTGGCGAACGCCCGGCCCAGGGCGTAGCCGTCCTGGATGCCGGTGTTCATCCCCTGACCGCCTGCGGGGCTGTGCACATGGGCGGCGTCGCCGGCCAGCAGCAGACGGCCGGCGCGGTAGTGGTCGGCGACCCGGTGGTGCACCCGGAACCGTGACGACCATGCCATACCCGTGACCTTGGCCTGGCCGGGGGCGCGCTCGTCGAGCACCTTCTGGACGAAGGCGAGGTCCGGGGAGGCGGGCGCGTCGTCCACGGTGGCGACGACCCGGTAGTGGCCGCCGGGAAGCGGGGCGACGACGGCGAGCCCCAAGGTGCCGAAGGTCAGCGAGACCTCGTCCGGCCCGGGGACCCAGTCCATCACCACGTCGGCGAGCACGAAGGACTCGGCGTAGGCGTTGCCGGTGAACCCGATGCCCGCCGCCTCACGCACGGTGCTGTGCATGCCGTCGGCGCCGACGGCGTGGGCGGCGCGCAGCGTCTCGCCCGTGGTCATGGTGAGCGTCACGCCGTCCTCGTCCTGGACGACGGAAGCGACCTCGTAGGGGCGGTGCACGTCGCCGCCGAGCGCCCTCAGCCGGTCCAGCAGCACGCTCTCGGTCTCGTACTGGGGAACCATCAGGGTGTACGGGTGGGGGGTGGGCAGCTTGTCGAACGGCACCGTCAGCAGCCGGCGCACGCCGTCGCGGACGGCGAACCGGGTGACCTTCACGCCTCGCGCGATCAGCTCCTCGGAGGCTCCCAGCTCGTCCAGGACCTCCAGCGTGCGGGCATGCACCACGGCGGCGCGCGAAGTGTTGGCGCCCTCCGCCAGCTTGTCCAGGACAACGAAGTCGATGCCTGCGGAAGCGAGCGTGACGGCGAGTGCGAGACCGGCCGGTCCAGCGCCGACGACGGCGACTTCGGTGCGGGCGGGAAGTGCGGTGGCGTTCATGGCGGAGCCTTCCGTTTCTGATCCGGGCAGCAGGTCAACAGGCGTTGGCCGACGCCTGTTGACAGGATGCTCGAATTCCCAGCGGGAGTCAACACGCGTTGGCCCACACTTGTTGGCGCGAAGGGGCCGGACCCCCGGCGCAGAGCGGCGCCGGGATAGAGGGGTAGGGACTTCATCCGTCTGCTGCCCAGCCCACCCCGGAGGTCGGAAGGGAGCCTGTGCGTCCCGGTTCGGTCCGGCCGAGACTCCGCCTCATCGCGTCATACCCGGCGGTTCGGAGCAGCTCCGTGCGTTCCTCCTCGCCGGTTCCGCCCCACACGCCCGACGTCTGTGCGGTCCCGAGGGCGTAGGACAGGCACTCGAAGCTCACCGGGCAGCGCGCGCAGACGCGTTTGGCTGCGGCGGCCTCCCGCAGCGCCGGCCCGGTCGTACTCACAGGGAAGAACAGCTCGGGGTCCGCGCCCACGCAGGCGGCGGCGCGCAACCACTCCATCTCACTCCACGGCATTGCTTTGCCTTCTTTGCTGTAGAAGCGTGGCGCTGCAGGGCTTCTTTCCTGTCGCCCGGACCCGGGTTGCGGCAGGAGAATCGCGTCGGACGGGGTGCTCGCGCACCACCCCGCCCCAAGGTGTACCCGGGGTGCCCGAACTGGCAGAATCGGCACCGGGTTGCGGTGCCGGGCCGCAGGTCGGGAGCGTCGTGACATCGGACAGGCCTACACGGCCACTGCTCACCGTGAAACAGGTGGTCCCGCCGGCGCGTGCCGACGCGATCCCCCGCGAACGCCTGCAGCAGCAGTTGCGCCTCGCCGAGACCCGGCTGACCGTTGTGGTGGCGCCCGCCGGATGGGGCAAGACGAGCCTGCTCAGCGGCTGGGCGTCGGGCCCCGACGAGAAGCGTCGTATCGCGTGGGTCTCGCTGGACGAGAGCGACGACGAACCCGTCCGGTTCTGGAGCTACGTACTCACCGCGCTGCACAACGCCGGCGACGCGATCAGCGCGGGCCCGTTGCAGGCGTTGGACGCGGCCGCTGTCGCTCCGGTCGACCTCGCGCTGCCGATGCTGCTGAACGAGCTGGCCGCATCCGAGGTAGCGCATGTACTGGTCCTCGACGACTACCACCTGCTCGCCGACCCGCAGATCCACGAGGCGGTCGAATACCTGGTCGCCTACCTGCCCGCCTCGCTGCGGATCGTGATCGCCGCGCGCACAGACCCGCCGCTGCCGATCGCGCGGCTGCGGGCCCGCGGCGACCTGACCGAACTGCGTGCGGCGCAGCTGCGGTTCTCGCCCGACGAGGCGACGGCCCTGGTGTCGGCGGTGTCAGGGCACGACCTCGACGAGACCGCAGCAGCAGCCATATGGGAACGGACCGAAGGGTGGGCGGCGGGGCTGCAGCTGGCCGCCCTCGCACTGCGCGCGGACCCGGCGAAGGCTCAGGTCGATGACCGGCACCTGCTGGACTATTTCGCGGCTGAGGTCCTCCCGGGCCTCGCGCCGAGCCACCGCGACCTCCTCGTGCGGTCCGCGCCGCTCGAAAGGCTCTCCGGTCCGCTGTGCGACGCCGCACTGCAGGTGACCGGATCGGCCCAGGTGCTGTCCGATCTCGTCAGGGCGGGTCTGTTCGTGGCCGCCCTGGACGACGAACAGCAGTGGTACCGGTGCCATCACCTGCTCCGGGACGTCCTGGCACACCAGGCCACCGCAGACCCTCGGGAGGTCCTGGGCCACGCCGCAGCCTGGTTCACCGAAGAGAGGCGGCTCGACGACGCGGTACACCACCTGCTGCGCGCCGGCCGCGACGACGACGCCGCGGAGCTGATGCTGAGCAACGCGGAGACCTGGTTCTTTGCGCACGGGGACGCCGCGAGCTACCTGCGGTTCGGTGAGCGGCTGCCCAGCCGAGCGGTCGGCCCGCTGCTGGCTTATTCGCTGGCCTTCGCGGCGGCGCTCTGCGGTGATCAGGCCCGTGTGAACCACTGGCTGGACGCCTGTGAAGTCCGGGGCGCCGCAGAGACCGTCATGACCGGTTGGCACAGCTTCCGCAGTGCTGTGCTCACCGTGCGTGCGGGCTTCGGCATGTCCGATGCCGAAGCCGCGCAGTCCGTCGCCCTGGCCCTGCAGGCTCTCGAACTGGAAACCGCCGGCGATGTCACCGCGCACCCTCACGTACCCGCGACACTCGGCGGCGTACTGGCTCGCGACGGCCGTTTCGACGAGGCTGCAGCCCTGCTGCTCGACGTGTGGCAGCAGCGCCATCACGGCTCGTGGCCACTGTGGACCGTGATGGCCGTAGCGGGCATGCTGGCGGTCAGCCTTGTCGAGGCCGGCCGCGCCGAAGAGTGCGACCGGGTGCTGCGCGAGGCCGGTCCAACAGCGGATGCCGTCGAGCGCGACGGGCGGGAGGCCAGCACTCCCGGGCTCGCCGCGCTGCGTATCGCCGCCGGCCGGCGCGGCTACTTGCGCGCCGATGTGGAAGGGGCTGCGGTCCTGCTGCGCCGCGCCGTCGGGCTCGCCGAACTCCACCCGCGGCCGACGACGCTGTTCCTCGGCCTGCTGTACCTGGCCGACGCCGAACTCGCCTGCGGTAACCGGTCCGCCGCCCGCACCGCGCTGGCGCGGGCCCGAGAGGTCGTGCAGGAGGAGCCGGTGAGTGCCTTCGCGGCTCGGCGGCTCGAGCAGGCCGAAACACGGCTGGGCCAGGCCGGCACCCGCACCGCCGTACGCTCCGGTGCCCTGGCAGAGGAACTGACCGACCGTGAGCTGTCGATCCTGCGGGCCCTGCAGGGATCGGCGACCCAGCGGGAGATCGGGGCAGCGCTGTTCCTGTCGATCAACACGGTCAAGGCATACAACAAGAGCCTCTATCGCAAGCTCGGCGTGGCCTCCCGGCAGGACGCCGTGAAAGTGGCGCGCGAACTCGGCCTGATCTGATCCCACCCGGGTGTCTTTCCCGAGCGGGTGGTGCGCGTGCACACTGGCGAAGGGTTTCCTGTACGGCATGGCCCCCACCCGCTACGAGCTGACCCTGCGCGCACCGATCGCCCGCACCCTGCTGGACGTGATCCGGACCAGGTTCGACCACGTGTCCACGCCTGACGAGGACGGCACCGTGCTGATCGTCGAAAACATCGACCAGGCATCGGTGCGCGCCCTGCTGACCCTGCTCTGGGACACCGGCCACGACGTACTGGCCTTCGCGGAAACAAGGACCTGAGACGTCCACCGACATGCGTGCCGACCTCGGCGTCCGGCTGCCACCCGGTTCACGTGCGGCACGACCTCGCTGTCACCGCGGGTGGTGGAGGAGTGCGGAGGCCGGTCGGTTCCGACCGCAGCCAACCGCGCCGGTGCAGTCAGCGCCGGCACCTGGCGCCCGGTTCGACCTCTCACGCGAGGAGGCCGATCGCGAACCAGACCATGGGCCGCCTACGGCGGACCGGGGCCGCGGTGGCCAGTCAGGGTGTCCGAGGCCCGCCGCCCTCCTCGACTCCTGACCGCCGGAGGCGAACACCCGGTGCACCGCCTTCCCGGAGAACGACAACCGCAGGCAGAACAAATGGCACTTCACCAGCTCGCCCCGCAAACGGACCGCGACCTCGCCGAAGTCGACCTCGGCTTCGGCGCCGGCCAGGTGCGAGTGCTTCCCAGCCGGTGACATCCACTCAGACGGACAACTGACAACCCACAATCACCGTCAGAGCGATCCTTGCGAAATCCATTGGTGCCCGGCTTGCTCCGCTGATGGACTGACGTCCTACCGTGAGTCTGCCTGGTGACGGAGGTAGTGGTTGTGACAGGTTATGACGTGCTTGCCGAGGTGTACGAATGGCTCATCTCGGATGCAAAGTTGCCTCCAGCCGAGTTCGCTGCGTCGTTCGACGACGTCCTCAATCTCCTGCCGTCGAACGCTCACGTCCTCGACTGTTCGTGCGGAACGGGACAGTTGGCGGTTGGCCTCGCCGGTCGTGGCATACAGGTTGTCGCAACTGACGCCAGCGAGGCGATGCTTCGTCGGACTGCAGAGTTGTCTGAGGAGTTCGGGGCATCCGTCCGGGCCGTACGGGCGAACTGGGAAGAGTTGCCCGACCATTTTCAGGACAACACGTTCGACATGGTGTTCTGCGTCGGCAACTCGCTTCACCATGCCACGGGCGCGACAGGCAGGGGTGCTGCTCTGGAGTCGATGTCACGGCTTCTG
The window above is part of the Streptomyces sp. NBC_00425 genome. Proteins encoded here:
- a CDS encoding helix-turn-helix transcriptional regulator; the protein is MIPPARAGAVPRERLQRQLRLAETRLTVVVAPAGWGKTSLLSGWAADPEEKRRIAWVSLDESDDEPVRFWSYVLTALRGAGGVISTGPLQALDAAGVPPIDLALPMLLNELAASEVAHVLVLDDYHLLADPRIHEALEYLTTYLPASLRVVIAARTDPPLPIARLRARGDLTELRAAQLRFSPGEAAALLSAVSGHDLDGAAAADVWERTEGWAAGLQLAALALRADPAKAPADDRHLLDYFAAEVLPGLEPRQRDLLVRAAPLERLSGSLCDAALQVTGSAGVLADLVRADLFVAALDDEQRWYRCHRLLRDVLAGETTTDPQEVLGHAADWFAAQDRIDDAVRHLLRAGRDDDAAELMLRNAETWFFPHGEAATYLKFGEELSGRVVGPALAFSLAYSAALCGDQTGVNRWLDVCEASGTSATAVPGWHDFRSAVLCVRAGFGMSDAESAQSVVIVQHALALETERGGAGHPTVRAAMGAMLARDGRFDEAATLLLGLWTSPRDRKAWPPSLVVQGAGTLMISLVEAGRGEECDRVLREAGPLADTVESDGREASTPGLAPLRIAQARRSYQNARMEAAAVLLRRVVPLAELHPRPTVLFLGLVYLADAELACGDRSAARAALSRAREVVDEEPVSAYARRRLEESEARLGRVGARTAVRSGALVEELTDRELSILRALQGPATQREIGAELFLSINTVKAYNKSLYRKLGVASRHDAVAAARDLGLI
- a CDS encoding FAD-dependent oxidoreductase, with the translated sequence MNATALPARTEVAVVGAGPAGLALAVTLASAGIDFVVLDKLAEGANTSRAAVVHARTLEVLDELGASEELIARGVKVTRFAVRDGVRRLLTVPFDKLPTPHPYTLMVPQYETESVLLDRLRALGGDVHRPYEVASVVQDEDGVTLTMTTGETLRAAHAVGADGMHSTVREAAGIGFTGNAYAESFVLADVVMDWVPGPDEVSLTFGTLGLAVVAPLPGGHYRVVATVDDAPASPDLAFVQKVLDERAPGQAKVTGMAWSSRFRVHHRVADHYRAGRLLLAGDAAHVHSPAGGQGMNTGIQDGYALGRAFATGRLDGYEAQRRPVAQRVVAFTHRMTRLATTRSSVARSVRNIALPLLAHTPMPKKLATELAELNYR
- a CDS encoding WhiB family transcriptional regulator encodes the protein MEWLRAAACVGADPELFFPVSTTGPALREAAAAKRVCARCPVSFECLSYALGTAQTSGVWGGTGEEERTELLRTAGYDAMRRSLGRTEPGRTGSLPTSGVGWAADG
- a CDS encoding helix-turn-helix transcriptional regulator; protein product: MKQVVPPARADAIPRERLQQQLRLAETRLTVVVAPAGWGKTSLLSGWASGPDEKRRIAWVSLDESDDEPVRFWSYVLTALHNAGDAISAGPLQALDAAAVAPVDLALPMLLNELAASEVAHVLVLDDYHLLADPQIHEAVEYLVAYLPASLRIVIAARTDPPLPIARLRARGDLTELRAAQLRFSPDEATALVSAVSGHDLDETAAAAIWERTEGWAAGLQLAALALRADPAKAQVDDRHLLDYFAAEVLPGLAPSHRDLLVRSAPLERLSGPLCDAALQVTGSAQVLSDLVRAGLFVAALDDEQQWYRCHHLLRDVLAHQATADPREVLGHAAAWFTEERRLDDAVHHLLRAGRDDDAAELMLSNAETWFFAHGDAASYLRFGERLPSRAVGPLLAYSLAFAAALCGDQARVNHWLDACEVRGAAETVMTGWHSFRSAVLTVRAGFGMSDAEAAQSVALALQALELETAGDVTAHPHVPATLGGVLARDGRFDEAAALLLDVWQQRHHGSWPLWTVMAVAGMLAVSLVEAGRAEECDRVLREAGPTADAVERDGREASTPGLAALRIAAGRRGYLRADVEGAAVLLRRAVGLAELHPRPTTLFLGLLYLADAELACGNRSAARTALARAREVVQEEPVSAFAARRLEQAETRLGQAGTRTAVRSGALAEELTDRELSILRALQGSATQREIGAALFLSINTVKAYNKSLYRKLGVASRQDAVKVARELGLI
- a CDS encoding class I SAM-dependent methyltransferase, with translation MTGYDVLAEVYEWLISDAKLPPAEFAASFDDVLNLLPSNAHVLDCSCGTGQLAVGLAGRGIQVVATDASEAMLRRTAELSEEFGASVRAVRANWEELPDHFQDNTFDMVFCVGNSLHHATGATGRGAALESMSRLLRPGGRLVLTSRTWELVRARGSRLEISDRLVRRNGRDAVVVYRWEIAPHWEEEHHIEIAIAQVDATGLVLVRSELLSCWPYRYEELEVELHRVGLQTELSTFDLEAENYMVVASKV